CCCTTTATGCAAGGCCTTGAAGAACAGCCTGTGAATTCTGCGCTTTATCCTGGGCAAAGGGGAATGGCCATAGACACTTGGCAGAGCCTGAAACACCATGCAGATGCCTGGCGATGCTTTCTTCCCACCCCTCCACTTTAGCTTTCAAATGATAGTGAAAACTAAGAAATGCATATGGAGATATCACTCTCCAGAAAGAGAGGGTTAGGGGTAAACCCTAGTGAATATGGGTTAGAGAGGTATTTTGTAGGCCTTAATAGGAGGAGTGCCAGGAGGAGgcacaaaacaaaacccaccagaaagagaaataaagcataCCAACCTTACACTCTGAGAAATCCAAATGGGTAGATGGGtttgtattcttaaaaaaaaattttttttttaacatttctatcTTTTCAAATACTTCCTTGGGATccctaaatttgttttaaattcataatTAAGCATTCTGAACCATAGCATTCTCCAGACCATGTCTTCTAATTTGTGTGTACCCTACAAACACAGGAAACCCTTGGTAAATGTTGATGTCCATTTAACcctttgctttcttgctttcctcaGAATCCCTTAGCTCCCCTAGTACCCCAAGAGCAGGgtaaaaacaaaccccaaaagcCTTTCCAGGAGCTGGGCCCACCCTCTGAGCTTACATGCTTTTTTCTTGGCACTTAAAGGGATTCAACTAGGAATTGACAAAACTTGCTTAAGCAAGTATCACGGATTCACATTTCTGATGGAGCACAGGGCCAGAAGCAATTGCTTgatattcttaaaagaaaatctgaaacttATTCTTTTCTATTGATCCAAATTAtctgaaagtaaaaaaatcaTACTGAATCAAAACTGTTTGGTTTCACATGTTTATTATGCCTTCTACCACCTAATATGTAAGTATCCCTTATGAATGAAAACAGACTCAGAGGAAAAGACATTGTACAAAAATGCTTCTTATGTTTACTTTACCACCTGCCAGGAAGGACACAcatatttcagcttttatttttaaaccaatgtTATCAAAATTCaaggaaatatttaaagcatctgCTTTTACATGGAGAGTCAAGGGAAAGTAAGTTCTAACAGGAGAATCCTCCgaaataaaaatgtactttaaaacaGATGCATCATTTCAAAAATGCATCATTTAGGTTGCATTTATGTCATGCTATTGATGCCTTGGGTCTGAAAAAAGCTAAACAATTATATTATCACTGtaatgaacaaaaattaaaagcactTTTGTAAAGAAGGGTTTTTCCTTTTGCAAAGATCTTTGAAGAAACTTAGATGCCATGTTGTTCTaaggtcattttaaaaaatggaattccaATTGCAGAACACAAATGcaattaaaactaaatatatgagcaccatacatgaaaaaaatgttgaaaactaGTAGTTATCTTTAAgagataaattaaattttaacacaAGTTATATTGGTTTTTGGGGATGGATCATTGCTTTCCATGGGACAACCACAAAACCCCCTCCTTTTAGACCAGTCCTCAAAGTTCTTTTTCCAGGTGTACCTTCCAGCATAATACTCCCTAATCTACAAGTAATCCAAATGAGTAAGGGATTATTTCCAAACACTTCTGCTTATTAACCCCTTCTCTCCAGTGCTGAAAAACTCAAGACATgtaaaagacatatttttaacACACATTTGGAAGTGAAGATGGCTTTTGTTAGTTAATAGCAATTGTTAACTCTcaaaataaacaggaaatagTGCCACTTAGCAAGTTGCAGGTTTCAAACCCAAGAGTATTAGGCCTTAAAAAATCCAAGTACTTTTTCTCCTTGCAGTCTAAACAATCCTGCCTGATTCTTAGAAAAAGCACAAATCTCCAGCAGCCAAAGTGCTATTTTGAGAGGCAGGGGACTTTCCTCTGAGCTCGTATGGAGCCAGCTTCTCCAGGTCATCCTTATTGATGCAGTTCTCTTACATTAACACCATGTTGGGCATGGCAAAAAATGGAGATCGTAGCACCACATCAACCTTTctgcttgagaaaaaaaaattgcatacacCTTTTGCATTTCATAATCAGTAAAAGCCTTATCCTGTATAATGTACTGATAATTTAACAGCTTATTTGTCCTTAACCCTTGGAAACCAATTATAGCCACTGCTAGAGGTAAGCATGGGCAAATCAAGGAGAAAGCAGCTCCAGGAGCACCAAGTTCAAAAAAAGATCAGCTAGCCAGTTTCATCTGTGAAGAACTCTGTCCACGTTGCCCCTCCCCCtctttttcagattccaagaCAAAGGGCGTTTTTAAATATAGTAAACTCAGAAAATTCCTAGAAAGCATGTGTTGAGTTGACACATATTCAGCTGATGCCATCATTTCAGGGTCAGGAGAAATCTGGCCAAGAGACATTTAATATTCCTCAATAAGGTAGCATTTGACAAGACTCCTctgataacttatttttttaaagctaaggCAGATTGTGTAGTGTCTAGATACCGTAGGGCTTTTCCCATCTCAGGCATTGGGCATAATAACGACAAAAGTCAAGATTTAGGGTTCAGTTCcagctgattttatttccttctcaaaaaaagttatttacagAAGGTATATATCAACAATCTGACAGGCAGTGAACTTGACATGATTAGCTggcatgattttttctttttttcccccaaacattgtttttgtggccTTGAATTTTAAGACAAATATTCTACACGGCATATTGCACAGGATGGATggcaaaaaaaagtttaaaaacaaaacccttaaCGGAACTGCCTTAAAAAGGCAGACGTCCTAGTGCCTGTCATGTTATattaaacatacatacacacaatctTTTTGCTTATTATAAtacagacttaaatgtacaaagatgttttccacttttttcaatttttaaacacAACAGCTATAAACCTGAACACATATGCTATCATCATGCCATAAGactaaaacaattatatttagcGACGAGTAGAAAGGATTAAATAGTCAAATACAAGAATGAAAAACGCAGTACATAGTGTCGCGAACTCAAATCGGCATTTAGATAGATCCAGTGGTTTAAACGGCACGTTTTTGCTTataaaaaaagtgcaaaaaagaTGTGGTTTACGAGTTAAAGCTACAGAATCCCTTTTTGCTGTAAATGCACCAGTTTTAAAGCCTCTGGACAGAGcagtatttcttttaaaactttgtttttcttaaaagctTACAGTGTTTGGCTAATTCTCATCCCCTTTTTAAAAGACGGGGATCGGAGGGTGGACACTGGTGGCGGGTTAAGGGATACTGTCACTTTAAGAAGCCTGCAGATTGAAGTGTAAACATGGAGAAATTAGGGGCTGATTTTTTAAACTGTGTGAGATATTAACCAGCCGCCCTGTTATAAAATCAGGAAATCCAAACAGCGATTTACACCGATTAACACcccctttatatattttttacaaaaatacacTGAGAAAATAATCAAACGTTTTCatctctcttgtcttttttttttgtttttttaaaagtgtcaaaagtctacatttaaatataaaaaattaaaagttaaaactcTAGCCCTTCAGTGAAGGAGACGTAAAATGGCGTGGGTAACAAcaactaccaaaaaaaagaaaaaagaaaaaagaaagaaagaaaaaaggaaaagaaaaggaaggaataaagaaataaagcaggtaaaaagaaaggaaaggaaaaaaagggacaaaagcaaaaaaagtttGGCCAGTATAAATACGTCCACATATAAAATGGCATCTGATTACatttacaaggaaaaagaaatacgAGGATGGAGCATCGGTGAAGGAAAAAAACACGTCTTCTCATTTACACCTATAaggaataaacacacacactgaGAAAAAATTTGGTCctgaattgtttttttaaagtccagCACAGATTTGAGTTGCGTTTGAATCCTTTAGAGagttaagaatgaaaaaaagCTGGTGATAATTTCGTTGTAGGAATCAAACATAGCGCCATCTATCTGCTTTTTATATTATCctacactattttaaaaactgctcaACAGTCTTATACAGAAATCTTTAAAAGATAGACAGGATAACATGCTATATTAACCCCACCATTGAAATAATCCAACACCATCACGATTCcgattaagagaagaaaaaaaccttttttttttccttttttttttttttttttttcccgaaacCACTCGCCTTCCACTGACTGCCCCTGTACCACATCAAACAGTCTCCTCTCCTCCACGCCTCCGGGGTCTGGGAAGTCTCACCTCACTGATTTCACGTAGAAGGAAGGCGGAGGACCAGCAGCCGCCGCTGCCTGCTCCCCAACGCGCAAATCCATTTCAGTTTGACCGTGAACCCCCTTCCAGTTCGTGTCCTTCTCCGCCCTCGCCCCTAGCTCCCGCTGCTGCGCTTCCAACGGGGTTCTCGGGTCATTTCCTAGCGCAGGTCACTCTGGCTGGCCTCCTCCCCTCAACATCTCCTCCTCCGGCTGCAGAGGGGgcagggggaaaagaaagagagagaaaaaaaaaaaaaagccccaaacgGGAATTCGCCTGCGTGGAGTCTCTCAGTCCCGGCGCTCCCCCAAAACATCTGCCATCGGCCAAATTCGTCACCCCGGAACCTTCTGTCTTCATCAGGCGTTTaaaaaggggggaggggaggggagcgcTGGGTTATCCCCTTCTTTCTTGAccaagaagcaaaataaaacaaaaccaaggtGGTGATGCAGGAACGGGGAGATTCCTTCAGTCTCTAGAAAACTAACTCGGTTTCTTGCTGGGGGTGCAGACAAGTCCGGAAGCTCTTTGGAAGGGGAGGGGGTCTCTTCAAGCAAAGGGGAGGAAACTCGAAgtcgcttttttttttccatcaacaacaacatcaataacaacaataacaggTCGCCCCTGTCTACCCTCTGCCTCCTCCGCGTCCCTCCGGCTGGGCAGTGTGTCCCCGGCCCGGGAAGGTGGGGGATGGGAGCGCGGGTCCAAAACGCCGCCGCGCTCCTTTCCGACGACGGGAACGCGGTCGAAGCCAgccctgctcatttttttttttcttttttcccttttctctttcaacTCTTCGTCTGTccttttcgttttgtttttttttttttctcctctcctacCCCCGGCGCTCCCCCTGCCTGCGCGCCCTTCAGTAGGTGAAAACCAGGTTGGAGATGCTGGACTCGAGCCAGTCTCCCGAGATCATCTCGCTCACCTCGGGCGTGCAGTAGTCCGGGAACTCGAAGTGCGAGCCGGAGCCGGGCTCGAAGTTAAAATCCAGGTCCCGGTCGAGCGCCGACGACGAGCTGAAGCTGCCCAGGGACATGCTCTCAAAGTTTGAGCTGGGGTTCAGGTCGAGCAGGTCGTCTTCGAACTCGTCGTCGGAGGACGAGGAGCccgaggaggaggaagaggaggagtggGACGAGGCCGAGGAGGACGCGTGCGAGGGCGCGCTGGACGGGGCGGGCGAGGCGGCGCGCAGGCTGGCGTAGCCGCGGTGGTCGGCGGGCGAGCGGCCGGCGGCGGGGGACGAGGCAGCGCTGCTGCGGCCGCTCAGGCTTGGCGCGTCGGGCGAGCAGCCCGCGCCCTCCTCCTCGTACAAGCCCAGGGGGTCGCTAGGGTCGGCTCCCGCGCCCACGCCGCCCACGGGCGACGACGACGTGCCCAGGCCGCCGAACAGGTAGACGCGCTTCACCTTCTTCTCCGCCAGGTGCTTGCCCGGGGCCGCGAGCGCTGCGGAAGCTGAGGCCGCCGAGGAGGCGGAGGCCGAGGCGCTGGGAGTCCGCGCCTTGTACAGCGAGTGGTGGTCGGCGGCGGCGCCCAGGGGCAGCAGGGCGGCGGCCCCCGCCTGTTCGGCGGCAAAGGAGGAGCCGGCGGCGGCAGCCGCTGCtttcccgccgccgccgccgccgcctgccAGGATGAGCTTGGCGTGCGGTTTGTTGACCCCGCCGCCCGCGCCGCCAGCCACTTTGGAGCCGCAGCTCTTTTTCTGCGCCGGTTTGGAGTTGGCGCCGCCGCCACTCGCACCGCCGCCTCCTCCCCCCGCGTTGCtgctcccgccgccgccgccgcccccatGGCCGCCCCCGCCGCTGCCACCGACCTTGTCTCCCTTCTCCCCTGGCTTGGAGGAGGCGGCGGCCGAGGAGCTGGAGTTGGCGTTGCCGGACTTCACCTTCTTCCTGGGCCGGTACTTGTAGTCGGGGTAGTCAGCCATGTGCTTGAGGCGCAGCCGCTCCGCCTCTCGAATGAAAGGGATCTTGTCGCTGTCTTTGAGCAGCTTCCAGCGTTTGCCCAGCCGCTTGGAGATCTCGGCGTTGTGCATGTCGGGCGACTGCTCCATGATCTTGCGCCGCTCGATCTGCGACCACACCATGAAGGCGTTCATGGGCCGCTTGATGTGCCCACTCGGGGTCTTGCACCAGCTCGGGTCGTCGGCCTTGCCGCCCGTGGAGGCGGTGGAGCCGGGCGTGGGGGAGGAGGCGATGCCCAGCTCGAGGCCGGCGCCCGAGTCCGAGCTCTCGCCGGCCAGCAACGCTTCCGTGTTCTCGGCattgttggtttgctgcaccatgGCCCCGGCTCGGCGGGCGCCCACGCGCGCTCACACCCTCGCGGCGGCCGCGGCGCGATCGCCGGGCCCTCCCGACTTCCCGGGCCGAGCACACGCCGAACGGGAAGACGCGCGCGGCGGCCGAACTGGCCCCTCAACTCCTCGCAGGGGCGGAGGTGGGCGAAGAGAGAAAAGTCCCCAAAAGATGCGGGGAAGGAGTTCTCCGCCTGTCGCAGAGGAGTTATagttcccaggctggagagtctctccctctctctcgctctctcaccgCGCTGCAGTTTGCTGTCTCTGGCTGAGTCTGGAGACCTTGCTAAAGTAGAGAGGAGTTTCTCGAATGCTGGTTGCTGAAGCTTCCAATACAAGTTTCTCGCGGCCTCCCaggcaagtcttttttttttctttttttttttctttttccctgaagCAGTTGATTCCAGTTCACGAGCGCTCTCGGTAGCTCAGGAAAGCGACATAGTCTCTAGCACTTAGTCCCTCTCCTACAATGCAAAGCAAAAAAGACTCTGGCTCCAGGACTCTCTGTGGGCGGAATCGGCACTAAGGAGTTTGTGCAATTATTTTGTTGCAAGGTAGGAAGCCAAAAAGCCTGCATGCAACAGACTGGcatgaataaatgtatgtttctccctcccttctgcaAGAAGGGAGCTGGTAATGGCAAGAATTCCTCCAGTGCAGACTCTTAAAGAGCGTGCAAGAACTAGAGACCCGACAGCTAAACAGGCCTCTTCCCCTCACACACAGTTTCTCTTGCTGCAGCTTAGAGCAGACCCCAATTCCGCCTCGCGCCTCTTTATCCTTTCACAGTCTTGGCTGCAGCCAATCAGCTGCTGTAACCAACGCTTCCTCATGCCAAACCCCTCCCCCGGGCTTCCCATTGGCTTGGAACCCGATGCAATAATAATCTCCGCGTGCAATGAGAAGCTCCAAATCTGACCTCATTCCAATTTACAgagctaactttttaaaagggCTAGAAGTACAGCTGAGATTTCTGCtgcctcttttttccttttgctgtgtgtgtgtatgcgcgcgcgtgtgtgtgcggGCGTGCGTGTGTGTACAGTGTGTGAAGAGGATGTTAATGCATGAAATTATTAAAGGGAGAGACGGAAATGTATTCTAACCATTATGTTAGATAACAAGGGACTTGGAAGGGGGCGGGGTAAGGGTGAAATACTGTAAATGGAAGCTTTCTGCTTAAAAGCcaagtgattatttttattacttcttttcagCATTGGAATAAAGAATCAGCCTCTCGTGCAAAATCTGTTCCCCAGCCCTTTCTTAAAGCCAAAGCTGTAAAGGGGAAGAGAAAGCCACAACAATAAATCAATGGATATTGAAAACCATTAAGAAAGTGGTACCTAGACACCTGTCATCACAATTATTTTAACAACTCTAGGTACAGCACAGATGTTGATGTATTGTGTAAATCCCTTCAGAACCATTTTTGTGCTGTTTGTGGAAGGCAGGGAAGACCTCTTTGCAATAATTGCTTACTCTCTTTACCAAATAGGGGTCAACTATGGTTATTTAATGATTTAAACTCCCTGTAAATCCTGCATAGCCCAAACAGAGGAGCTTTCCGTGAAACACATTAGGTAGTGCTCCATAATTACGTCAGTGGGCAAATTTCCAGAGTTTTGTATAGGATGTATAATGGTATGTAAAGGATGGAAATCGgttttactttctaaaatatttgttttccctgTTTTCAGAATTAAAGATTGCTtcactctcttccctctcctcctcccaaagccatcttcctcctttccttcttatcTATTTCCTCTTGTTGTTACTTGAATCGAAGGGAACTGAAAAaccaaggcaaagagaaactgtaGAAGGAGGTGATAACTGGTAGCAGAAGAGAGTAGGGCCTCCGGATTCATAGTACACCTGGCTGCTAATCCTTCTTACTGGTTTTTAACTATGGGGATGTGGCCAAgtctcagttttcctcatctattaTATGGGGGAGCTACTTCATAGAGGGTTGTTGTGAGGGGTCAAATAATTTGTGACTATAAAGCACCTGATGTATTGTAAGCCCTCAATGAATACTAATACCTTCCTTTCTAACTCAAATGCCAGACACGCTCCTAGTAAAAGCTGCATGTTGTTCAAGAGACTTAACACAGAATAGCCACTGATGTAAACAAGTaataacaggccaggcgcggtggctcacgcctgtaatcccagcactttgggaggctaaggtgggtggatcacttgaggtcaggagttcgagaccagcctggtcaacgtggtgaaaccctgtctctactaaaaataaaaaaataaaaaaattagctgggccaggatgcatgtgcctgtaattccagctactcgagaggctgaggtgggagaattgcttgaacccagaaggttgcagtgagctaagattgagccactgcactccagtgggtgatagagtgtgactctgtctcaaaaaaataataataataataatcacagatCATTGATGTGAACCATACAAGGACAATAGTGGCAACCCTGCCATTccattgattttaaaagaaaggaactcCATGAAGAACACTAAGAAGAATGTGGCAAAGAAAGGATGCCAAGGTATTCAAAAGAAATGTTGGCCACAGAAATTACTTGTTTTCCAACGTCTGAAAATTAGAATTGTAGTAAAAATCAGCTTTCCTAACACTATAATAGGAAACTAATATTCTTCAGGCCAACCATAAATGGTTAGGTAAGATCAATCCAAAATAATTAAGTCAGCTTTTGATTCAGATTAAACTAGTGCTGGGTAGTAAATTTCTATTTATCTTGTCAAACTTTTAAAGTATGTAGGCTGGCAATAGGCCCAGGTTGTCAGACTTAGAATTTTACTGGAAAGAACACCCTCTGTAGCCATCTGACTGGCTCTGTAAGGATCAACCACAagcaaaactgtttttgtggGTAATAATTTTTGACCATTAGCTACTtgtattatatacttttttttttttttaatgagaaacaaatccttaaaaaaagaaaaacccaaaccaaaaacaCACGGGTACTTTTTCTGCATAACAGTGTTACTGTGTTATAAACTTCATGTTATCTGCTGTGCATAGAAACACATCCTTAAATGTTACCAATctgacaaaaataattattttaagagggTTATCATCTATAAGATCAATATTTTCACTaggataaaaaagaatatatttatttttggatttgtACTGACTAATGATTTGAGGGTGTAGCTAGTTTGATAATTCAGTTGAGTGTCAATATTATTGATTATATTTCTAAGTCATTTATGCTTCCATCATCAAATATGATGGGGAAGAGTGGAAATTAAAGCAGTCATGTTTCTGCTTAAAACACACGGATTTTTTAAAGGGTGTACTAAATCATAAGCCACTGGCCTCATTcttttgttacatgtattttctgtatttcaacAAATCCAACAAATTTCAAGACACACCATTATATTACATTCTACCAAGGAAGAAGAACTGCCAGTGAAACTGTGATATCCCCCTAGATGTAGGATGCCTCCTTATTTCAGAAGagttgaaatgaaaagaaaaatttcctctTAGACTTGATGAAATATGGTATTAGTAACTTCCATTGACTTTATAAGATgattactgtatatatatatttaatattacacAAGTGCTTAGACTTCTGAAATAGATCTGTTATAATGAGTTAGTTCTCTTACAATGTAAGAAAACATATGACAAATGCCCTTTTATTAAAGTCCCCTTTGTGACCAAGTAAGTGTGTGCACACTGGAATGTATTGGACCTCTCAATACCAAATAATGAGAAAAGATTTCTCCCTTCTAATTCCCTAACTTCATATGCTCTGTAATCAGTTCTCCATTACTGACATTTTGTTCCCAAAATACCAGATATTTGGTGGCCCCTACTAAATCAGTACTCAGTGTTCCCTCTGCTGGCTTTGCAGTACATGAAGTAATTCTTAATGCTACTACTCTTTTAGCTCTATGAAGAGAAAGCCAAGAtaattttgcagaaaaaaaagtCCTGGTTTAGAATAATAAactgtctttattagcaatgatGTTAGacatttcaaattttgaattaggtattttattttattcccttaAATGATGGAATTCCATTTGAGATGTAAGTGTAATATCTGCTAATGCATTTCTTCTGCTCTCACACATCTACACAACAGAAAATCTCACATCCATATAATTATGGGGCACAGATGACATAAGATTCTATTCCACTGCTTAATATATTCCTTTGGCATGGAGGGAGGGACCTGAATGGAAATTCGTTTAACAAATCTGGATTTGCACTGATTTGCAAGATTTTGCCTTGCCTTGGTTACAGAAACTATGACTGTAGGAGCTAGTCAGACCTGACAAGTATTcagttcaaataaaataaagaggaggaaaaacTGTATAGTTGTTGCTTTACCTGACAAGGAAGAAGCCCTGGGAAATCTGATGCATTGGCCTTTGTCAACTGAAAGGTGCCAGTATTTTTGGTTCCACACTTTATGGAAAAGAAGCCTCCATATGAGACTGATTTACTTCTCAGTCAGGTACACAAGCATAACTTGCACTTCATCCTTTTGGGTTGATGACATTGCATTGTAACTGGACTCAGCACAGAATGGGGGTGAGGGGGTGGTGGTGCGTgcattgaaaaataatatatggaaATAACTCATATTTGCAAAATATCAAAATAGGATTCTGGGGTAAATGAAACCTAGGATTTATGTTTACCGGTAGAATAAGCTAAGAGTTAAGAaacctgcatttctaacaattttaCTATTTTCCTGTCATAACCAGTGACTAGCACACAGCTTAAGCTGTTCATGCCAGTGCCAACTCATTATTCCTTTCCTCTCGATTTTTTCATTAAAGCAAGCAGAAGACGAATGTTTGCAGAGCCACGTAGATTGCAAGCATGAACACAGGCTTCTGCTTCACTTCCAGAGGCAGAAGCATGGCACCCGGGAACA
Above is a genomic segment from Piliocolobus tephrosceles isolate RC106 chromosome 5, ASM277652v3, whole genome shotgun sequence containing:
- the SOX4 gene encoding transcription factor SOX-4 yields the protein MVQQTNNAENTEALLAGESSDSGAGLELGIASSPTPGSTASTGGKADDPSWCKTPSGHIKRPMNAFMVWSQIERRKIMEQSPDMHNAEISKRLGKRWKLLKDSDKIPFIREAERLRLKHMADYPDYKYRPRKKVKSGNANSSSSAAASSKPGEKGDKVGGSGGGGHGGGGGGGSSNAGGGGGGASGGGANSKPAQKKSCGSKVAGGAGGGVNKPHAKLILAGGGGGGGKAAAAAAGSSFAAEQAGAAALLPLGAAADHHSLYKARTPSASASASSAASASAALAAPGKHLAEKKVKRVYLFGGLGTSSSPVGGVGAGADPSDPLGLYEEEGAGCSPDAPSLSGRSSAASSPAAGRSPADHRGYASLRAASPAPSSAPSHASSSASSHSSSSSSSGSSSSDDEFEDDLLDLNPSSNFESMSLGSFSSSSALDRDLDFNFEPGSGSHFEFPDYCTPEVSEMISGDWLESSISNLVFTY